In one window of Sporomusaceae bacterium FL31 DNA:
- a CDS encoding NLPA lipoprotein — protein sequence MHRRDFIKRSLIATGILAGGLSLTGCSKFFSQQSTSTNKPTLKIGYLPITDHLTMIAHGQTQYSRLNLEPVKFSNWAELSEALKNNAVHGAFALTPIGMTLRQKGVDLKAVFLGHRNGSVVTIKNSPEFNSIADLKGKTIAIPSRFSTHNILIQKYLNDNGIQNTDVKFVDMAPPEMVNALSVGKIEGFIVAEPFGGQAELQKIGKVLVLSKDIWHDHICCVLNIQASVINEYPESVEELVGSLAKAANFIDQNPTEAAKLSTKYLGQKTEVIEHVLTQPKGRITFNDLIPQPKDFNSTQDYLLKFAIAKESIDVTQYIDDRFAKKAYGV from the coding sequence ATGCATCGGAGAGATTTTATCAAAAGAAGTCTAATAGCAACAGGAATACTGGCAGGAGGGTTAAGTTTAACTGGCTGCAGCAAGTTTTTCTCACAGCAGAGTACAAGCACTAACAAGCCAACGCTGAAAATAGGTTATTTGCCAATCACCGATCATTTGACAATGATCGCACATGGACAAACCCAGTACAGCCGACTCAATCTTGAACCTGTCAAATTTTCTAATTGGGCGGAATTATCGGAAGCCTTAAAGAATAATGCCGTACACGGCGCATTTGCATTAACACCCATAGGTATGACTCTGAGGCAAAAAGGAGTTGATCTGAAAGCAGTTTTTCTGGGACACCGCAATGGTTCAGTGGTTACCATCAAAAACTCTCCGGAATTTAATAGCATAGCTGATTTAAAAGGTAAAACAATTGCTATTCCCAGCCGGTTCTCTACTCATAATATTCTTATTCAAAAATATTTGAACGATAATGGGATTCAAAATACAGACGTTAAATTCGTAGATATGGCGCCGCCAGAAATGGTTAATGCATTATCTGTCGGCAAGATTGAAGGCTTTATTGTTGCTGAGCCATTTGGCGGACAAGCTGAACTTCAAAAAATCGGCAAGGTTTTGGTCTTGAGTAAAGATATTTGGCATGATCATATCTGCTGTGTATTAAACATACAAGCATCTGTTATTAATGAGTATCCAGAAAGCGTTGAGGAATTGGTTGGCAGCTTAGCTAAGGCGGCGAACTTCATTGACCAGAATCCAACCGAGGCCGCTAAATTATCGACAAAGTATCTTGGCCAGAAAACTGAAGTAATCGAGCATGTGTTGACTCAACCAAAAGGCCGTATTACATTCAATGATCTAATTCCACAGCCTAAAGATTTTAATTCCACACAGGATTATCTACTGAAATTTGCTATAGCAAAAGAAAGCATTGATGTTACTCAGTATATTGACGATAGATTTGCAAAGAAGGCCTATGGTGTATGA
- the hfq gene encoding RNA-binding protein Hfq, translated as MTTKVINLQDSFLNQVRKENVPVIIYLVNGFQLRGAVKGFDNFTVIIENDGKQQLVYKHAISTITPFRPLTNNYERREESKLEKQ; from the coding sequence ATGACAACTAAAGTTATCAATTTGCAAGACAGTTTTTTAAATCAAGTGCGCAAAGAAAACGTACCTGTAATTATTTACCTTGTCAATGGCTTTCAACTGCGAGGAGCAGTTAAAGGATTTGATAATTTTACCGTAATAATTGAAAATGATGGTAAGCAACAATTAGTATATAAGCATGCTATATCGACAATTACCCCCTTCCGTCCATTAACGAATAATTATGAACGAAGAGAAGAAAGTAAGCTAGAAAAGCAATAA
- a CDS encoding carbon monoxide dehydrogenase, translated as MKIAIVGKGGVGKTTISGFLARAFAKRHYHVLAVDADPDANLASALPLDKVQREQIIPLALQKDKIKSIINPDDQLPQGLMLLNPDVSELADSLTVTWGGGNKLIVMGWHKGGGQGCYCEENVVLQQLLSTVLTATQDVVLIDSEAGLEHLSRGTISPADAVIAVIEPGLRSVETAFVSRKLCNELGIDHVYVILNGYETQAEISTVQNLLGDWKLLAAFPRSQEIRNADLEGRVPKEDNILLGVTNNVIDTLTTDIGGNYGTTKYKSN; from the coding sequence ATGAAGATAGCAATTGTAGGTAAGGGCGGCGTTGGTAAAACCACGATTAGCGGGTTTTTAGCCAGAGCATTTGCAAAGCGCCATTATCATGTTCTGGCTGTCGATGCCGACCCAGATGCGAACCTGGCATCAGCTTTACCTCTGGATAAAGTCCAAAGAGAACAAATCATTCCGCTTGCACTCCAGAAAGACAAGATTAAATCAATTATTAATCCTGATGATCAATTGCCGCAGGGCTTAATGCTCTTAAATCCAGATGTTAGTGAGTTAGCCGATTCATTGACCGTGACCTGGGGCGGAGGAAATAAGCTCATTGTTATGGGCTGGCATAAGGGCGGCGGTCAAGGGTGCTACTGTGAAGAGAATGTTGTATTGCAGCAGTTATTATCCACTGTACTGACAGCAACTCAAGATGTTGTGTTAATTGACAGCGAAGCCGGACTTGAGCATTTGAGTAGGGGAACAATCAGCCCTGCTGATGCAGTTATTGCTGTTATTGAACCTGGGCTGCGAAGTGTCGAAACAGCTTTTGTCTCACGAAAGTTGTGCAATGAACTGGGAATTGACCATGTATATGTGATACTTAATGGTTATGAAACTCAGGCTGAAATATCGACTGTACAAAATCTGCTGGGCGACTGGAAGCTGTTAGCGGCTTTCCCCCGCAGTCAAGAAATTCGAAATGCTGACCTAGAAGGACGCGTTCCCAAAGAAGATAACATATTGCTAGGAGTTACGAATAATGTCATAGATACGCTTACAACTGATATTGGAGGAAACTATGGAACAACCAAATATAAATCAAATTAG
- the miaA gene encoding tRNA dimethylallyltransferase encodes MKRLISIIGPTAVGKTQLSIDLAKKLNTEIISGDSMLVYRGMDIGTAKPSLSERDGIPHHLIDIIEPYEEFSVTKFIDLASQHIADINKTDRIPILAGGTGLYVKALLEGYQFNHTPGNDHYRHHLEQLAVQHGNAYIHGLLHNVDPLTAERLHPNDIRRIIRALEVYHLGGENISQQKMDTSDHRIYDSVLIGLTMDRKHLYQRINHRVDLMVANGLVEEVTQLLHSGIPEDCQSMKGIGYKEIVAYIKKEVSLQSAIDTIKQSTRHFAKRQITWYKKMNDINWIDVDSIEDYEDLLGIIYKKIAGKFCLE; translated from the coding sequence ATGAAGCGATTGATTTCAATAATTGGTCCAACCGCCGTTGGTAAAACCCAACTTAGTATAGATCTTGCGAAAAAATTAAATACCGAGATCATATCAGGTGACTCAATGCTTGTTTACCGAGGTATGGATATTGGAACAGCCAAACCCTCACTGAGCGAACGTGATGGAATTCCGCATCACTTAATTGACATTATCGAGCCATATGAAGAGTTTAGTGTAACTAAATTCATTGATTTAGCGAGTCAGCATATTGCAGATATTAATAAAACTGATAGAATACCAATTCTCGCAGGTGGTACCGGCCTATATGTAAAAGCATTGTTAGAAGGATATCAATTCAATCATACTCCGGGAAATGATCACTACCGTCATCATTTAGAGCAGCTTGCAGTACAACATGGAAATGCGTATATTCACGGCTTATTACACAATGTTGACCCGCTTACTGCCGAACGACTGCATCCAAATGACATCAGGAGGATTATTCGGGCCTTAGAGGTCTATCATCTTGGCGGTGAAAATATTTCACAACAGAAAATGGACACCAGTGATCATAGAATCTATGATTCGGTATTAATCGGACTCACAATGGATAGAAAGCACTTGTATCAAAGAATCAATCATAGAGTTGATTTAATGGTTGCCAATGGATTAGTCGAGGAAGTAACCCAGCTTCTCCATAGCGGAATTCCTGAAGATTGTCAGTCAATGAAGGGAATCGGCTATAAAGAAATAGTAGCCTATATCAAAAAGGAGGTTAGTTTGCAATCTGCTATCGATACAATAAAACAATCAACACGACATTTTGCTAAACGTCAAATAACCTGGTATAAGAAAATGAATGATATAAACTGGATTGACGTGGATAGCATAGAAGATTACGAGGATTTGTTGGGAATTATTTACAAAAAAATTGCAGGAAAGTTTTGTCTTGAGTAG
- a CDS encoding histidinol-phosphatase, whose translation MIVDTHIHTRFSTDSTMTLDQALGRAKDLDIGITLTEHMDLAYPEQNAFIFDVDHYFATYEPYRNSKLMLGIEIGMREDCLSENRSIVNNHSFDYVLGSIHVIDNIDIYQDIFYLERTKQEVYSQYFNSMAECLKTYDFIDSLGHIDYICRYAKYNDTELYYREFQESIDSVLKILAKQDKAIEINTRRLSNSTTIDALLPIYKRFYELGGRYATIGSDAHKPADIGRDLNVAAQLAQLCNLKLVYFNNRLPQYIK comes from the coding sequence ATGATAGTGGATACACATATTCATACACGTTTCTCGACAGATTCTACAATGACTCTTGATCAAGCATTAGGGCGTGCTAAAGACCTTGATATTGGTATAACACTTACCGAGCACATGGACCTAGCTTACCCAGAACAGAATGCTTTTATATTTGATGTTGATCATTATTTTGCAACATATGAACCATATCGGAATAGTAAACTAATGCTTGGAATTGAAATTGGTATGAGAGAAGATTGCCTGAGTGAAAACCGCAGCATTGTCAATAACCATTCATTCGACTATGTTCTCGGTTCGATTCATGTCATTGATAATATTGATATCTATCAAGATATTTTTTATTTAGAACGAACAAAGCAAGAAGTCTATTCTCAATATTTTAATTCGATGGCAGAATGCCTCAAAACGTACGATTTTATTGATTCGCTTGGACATATTGATTATATTTGCCGATATGCAAAATATAATGATACTGAGCTTTACTACCGTGAATTCCAGGAGTCGATTGATTCAGTTTTAAAGATTCTCGCGAAACAAGATAAGGCAATTGAAATAAATACCCGACGCCTATCAAACAGCACTACAATCGATGCCTTACTGCCAATTTACAAACGTTTTTATGAACTTGGGGGGCGATATGCTACTATAGGCTCTGATGCTCATAAGCCAGCTGACATTGGCAGAGATCTAAATGTAGCCGCACAGCTGGCACAATTATGCAATCTTAAATTAGTGTATTTCAATAATCGCTTACCTCAATATATTAAGTGA
- a CDS encoding nitrate ABC transporter ATP-binding protein, whose translation MEKVIIEQVSKTFISTHGLQEVLSNITLTIDDGDFICLLGPSGCGKTTLMNLIAGFERPTSGTVIIDGELVIQPNPKHITIFQDYGLFPWRTVLANVTFGLEAKGITRTQAQATAMEYLELVGLTAAAGQFPRQLSGGMKQRVAIARALAVEPDILLMDEPFGALDAFTRYRLQDELLRIWHEKKPTIIFVTHDIDEAVYLGQKVVIMAPNPGKIKTVLPINLPNPPDRSGEIFGAYRREVFRAFEMVQEDTDYHI comes from the coding sequence ATGGAAAAAGTAATCATTGAGCAGGTTAGCAAGACGTTTATTTCAACTCATGGCCTACAAGAGGTATTATCCAACATTACTCTTACCATTGATGACGGTGACTTCATCTGCCTTCTGGGACCAAGCGGATGCGGTAAAACTACACTGATGAATTTAATTGCCGGCTTCGAGCGTCCAACTTCAGGAACGGTAATAATTGATGGTGAATTGGTCATCCAACCTAATCCCAAACACATTACCATCTTCCAGGATTATGGCTTATTCCCCTGGCGAACAGTTCTAGCAAATGTTACTTTTGGATTAGAGGCCAAGGGCATTACCCGAACTCAAGCTCAGGCCACAGCTATGGAATACCTCGAACTTGTAGGACTAACGGCTGCCGCAGGACAGTTTCCCCGACAATTATCAGGAGGAATGAAACAACGAGTAGCCATTGCTAGAGCTTTAGCTGTTGAGCCTGATATATTGCTAATGGACGAGCCTTTTGGAGCTCTGGATGCATTTACCCGTTACCGATTGCAGGATGAATTATTACGGATTTGGCATGAGAAGAAGCCTACCATTATCTTTGTCACACATGACATCGACGAAGCAGTATATCTAGGCCAAAAGGTTGTAATAATGGCACCTAATCCTGGCAAGATTAAAACAGTACTACCAATTAATCTACCCAACCCTCCTGATCGCTCAGGCGAAATCTTTGGTGCATATCGTAGAGAAGTATTTCGAGCTTTCGAGATGGTACAAGAAGATACAGATTATCATATATAA
- the cisA_2 gene encoding putative DNA recombinase yields the protein MLRFAIYARVSTADQAEKGYSIETQLEACRSKVHEVAAGRLFNIREFVDEGYSGEFIDRPHFTDLRTAVINEEFDYVIVYDPDRLSRNLGHQLVVAEDIERSGAKLIFVSVKFEESSEGKLFFNMRGAISAYEKEKIKERTMRGKKGKALKGKLVNNAHPFGYTYDSEKSMYVVDDNQAKIVRLIYDLIVNEKKGTSLICKELNALGIPSPRSKSSWIVSSVHRIITNTLYKGILYSMKYHSEKTGLKSKKRTLRPEAEWIPIKVPPIVSEEIWEAAQKQLQANKDVSKRNLKRDYLLAGLVYCAVCSRKMTVCHSGTGSISYYVCLSQKSAAFTYSGHERCGARRIPTEHLDRYVFNYLKQAFINPALIKSLFKVPKDVDTSNIQAKLDDIARNKNEMVKSRESIMQWFRQKLITEQDAQKQLTDMKHQLVDLERVEKSYLEELQSKTTKLNPEQIIQSIQENFSKDLHSVEDKKSAIRSVLEKIIVQRMDETSGRGSKPNLNVQIKFN from the coding sequence ATGTTACGATTTGCAATTTACGCTCGCGTTTCTACTGCTGATCAGGCTGAAAAAGGCTATTCGATCGAAACGCAACTTGAAGCATGCCGAAGCAAAGTACATGAAGTAGCCGCAGGAAGACTATTTAATATTCGTGAATTCGTTGATGAAGGCTATAGCGGTGAATTTATAGATCGTCCCCATTTTACAGATTTACGAACTGCAGTCATTAATGAAGAATTTGATTATGTTATTGTTTATGACCCGGATCGTTTATCTCGCAACTTAGGACATCAGTTAGTTGTTGCAGAAGATATTGAGCGATCAGGAGCAAAACTCATCTTTGTTTCGGTAAAATTTGAAGAATCTTCTGAAGGCAAACTTTTCTTCAATATGCGTGGTGCAATTTCAGCTTATGAAAAAGAAAAAATTAAAGAACGAACTATGCGCGGCAAAAAGGGTAAAGCCCTTAAAGGTAAGCTTGTCAATAATGCTCATCCCTTTGGCTATACCTATGATTCGGAAAAATCCATGTATGTTGTCGATGATAATCAAGCTAAAATAGTTCGATTGATTTATGATTTAATCGTTAATGAAAAAAAAGGTACATCTTTAATATGCAAGGAGCTTAATGCACTGGGAATCCCCTCGCCTCGCTCAAAATCTTCATGGATTGTGTCAAGTGTTCACCGTATTATTACTAATACACTGTATAAAGGTATTCTCTATTCGATGAAATATCACTCTGAGAAAACTGGACTTAAGAGCAAAAAACGCACTTTACGTCCAGAGGCAGAATGGATTCCCATAAAGGTTCCGCCTATCGTGTCTGAGGAAATATGGGAAGCTGCTCAAAAGCAGTTGCAGGCTAACAAAGATGTTTCTAAACGCAATTTAAAAAGAGACTATTTACTAGCAGGATTAGTCTATTGCGCTGTTTGCAGCCGTAAGATGACTGTTTGCCATTCAGGTACTGGGTCAATTAGTTATTATGTTTGCTTAAGCCAAAAGAGTGCTGCATTCACTTATTCTGGGCACGAACGTTGTGGTGCTCGACGGATACCTACTGAGCATTTAGATAGATATGTATTTAATTACTTAAAACAGGCTTTTATTAATCCTGCTCTTATTAAATCTCTGTTTAAGGTACCAAAAGATGTAGATACTAGCAATATCCAGGCGAAACTAGATGATATCGCTCGCAACAAGAATGAAATGGTTAAGAGTCGAGAAAGTATTATGCAATGGTTTCGTCAAAAATTGATTACTGAGCAAGATGCACAAAAGCAACTTACGGACATGAAACATCAATTAGTGGATTTGGAAAGAGTTGAAAAAAGCTATCTCGAAGAGTTACAATCAAAAACTACTAAGCTAAATCCCGAACAGATTATCCAGTCTATTCAAGAAAATTTTAGTAAAGATCTACATAGCGTTGAGGATAAAAAATCAGCAATACGTTCAGTTCTGGAAAAAATCATTGTGCAAAGGATGGATGAAACATCAGGACGTGGTAGTAAACCAAATTTAAATGTGCAAATAAAATTCAATTAA
- a CDS encoding acetyltransferase: protein MIPINKLKIVAIGDSITYGFPYSLDFSWVNLVAKKLQTEFFNKGINGDTTTGMLNRFKKDVLTLKPSHVIIMGGTNDAYNGTNIDLVINNIHNMVQLALENRIIPIIGLPIPCNDSSVKNLLEQYREEMHQHALQNNINFIDFHNVMVDQSRYIIEEFHCDGVHPSQLGYKTMANVAVKFFENYYFDKMIVKASNRDFQELIKVWEDSVRATHSFITEKEIQFYKPLILNEYFKYVNLFCYKDSDNKIIGFMGIADDKLEMLFIDPEHRSKGIGKKLLNFAIANQGVKKVDVNEENEQAVWFYLHMGFRVINRSELDASGKSHPILAMELMH, encoded by the coding sequence GTGATTCCAATTAATAAGTTAAAGATAGTTGCCATAGGTGATTCAATAACATATGGCTTTCCGTACTCACTAGACTTCTCATGGGTTAACTTAGTTGCCAAGAAACTTCAGACGGAATTTTTCAATAAAGGCATCAATGGTGATACTACAACTGGAATGCTAAATCGTTTTAAAAAAGATGTCTTAACTCTAAAGCCATCACATGTCATCATTATGGGCGGAACTAATGATGCATATAATGGTACAAACATTGACTTAGTCATTAATAATATTCATAACATGGTTCAATTAGCTCTAGAAAATCGCATTATACCGATTATAGGATTACCGATACCGTGTAACGACTCATCTGTAAAAAATCTATTGGAACAATATCGCGAAGAAATGCATCAGCATGCACTTCAAAACAATATCAACTTTATTGATTTTCACAATGTTATGGTTGATCAAAGCAGATATATAATAGAAGAGTTTCACTGTGATGGCGTACATCCATCGCAGCTTGGGTACAAAACTATGGCGAACGTAGCAGTGAAGTTTTTTGAGAATTACTATTTCGATAAGATGATTGTTAAAGCATCCAATAGAGACTTTCAAGAACTTATAAAAGTTTGGGAAGATTCAGTTCGCGCTACTCATAGCTTTATAACCGAAAAAGAGATCCAATTTTATAAGCCGTTAATTTTAAATGAATATTTTAAGTACGTAAACCTATTTTGCTACAAAGATTCAGATAATAAGATTATTGGATTTATGGGTATTGCAGACGATAAACTAGAGATGTTATTTATTGATCCCGAACATAGAAGTAAAGGTATTGGCAAGAAGCTTTTAAATTTTGCCATAGCAAATCAAGGAGTAAAAAAAGTAGATGTTAATGAAGAAAATGAGCAAGCAGTTTGGTTTTATCTACATATGGGATTTCGAGTGATTAATCGCTCTGAGCTTGATGCTAGTGGAAAAAGCCATCCCATTTTAGCGATGGAACTTATGCACTAA
- a CDS encoding carbon-monoxide dehydrogenase catalytic subunit gives MEQPNINQIRKTFPTKQQVMEQTPDPGVRMMLEHLAEKNIETAFDRFDAQKPQCTFGMIGTCCRICHMGPCRITEKTPRGVCGADAHVVVARNILRWVAAGTSSHGSRSREVILALKKAGAGELDVPIRGVAKVQAVAKALGIDTNGKSINQLAEAVADALLSDMSRTIPGPHQTIHAMAPGERIKVWTELDIMPISSYHEVFESLHRTSTGTDGDWESLMKQFLRCGLAFAWNSVVGATTAADCLYGLPQRSTISTNFGSLEENYVNIAIHGHSPVLPAAIVKAAADPELVELAKSVGAVGIRLYGICCSGLSALYRFGDVHPLSNALGAELVMGTGALDAWVVDVQDVYPSLTQVAECFHTKIITTNDSCHLPGAIHLGFDHHHSNMAEAGSLAKQIIQLGIDNYPLRKQENIFIPQTTIDAEIGFSVENIGETFQGLESLLECIKDGTIKGIVNLVGCNNPKLVYEQAITQVADVLLANDVIVLTNGCASFPLLKLGYCNQSVYDKLGPGLKKIVDSKNIPPVWHMGECLDNARASALFRGLSDKADQPIKYMPFAFSSPEWSNEKGVCAALSFRLMGVNSYHCIHAPIIGSAKVNDFFTKDTFDMLGSVAVTIPDPQKLGEKIVADMIERRKALGWS, from the coding sequence ATGGAACAACCAAATATAAATCAAATTAGAAAAACCTTCCCTACAAAACAACAAGTGATGGAACAGACTCCTGACCCCGGAGTCAGAATGATGCTGGAGCATTTGGCTGAAAAGAATATCGAAACAGCATTTGACCGTTTTGATGCTCAAAAACCCCAATGTACCTTCGGGATGATTGGCACTTGCTGTCGTATTTGCCATATGGGTCCTTGCCGGATTACCGAAAAAACGCCTCGAGGTGTTTGCGGTGCCGATGCACATGTAGTAGTTGCCAGAAATATTTTGCGCTGGGTGGCTGCTGGTACTTCTTCACATGGTTCACGGAGCAGGGAAGTTATTCTAGCCTTAAAAAAAGCTGGCGCAGGCGAACTGGATGTGCCTATCAGGGGAGTGGCTAAAGTTCAGGCTGTTGCTAAGGCTTTAGGTATTGATACAAACGGTAAAAGCATCAACCAACTGGCTGAAGCTGTAGCTGATGCTTTATTAAGTGACATGTCGCGCACCATTCCAGGTCCTCACCAGACCATACATGCAATGGCGCCAGGTGAACGCATCAAAGTCTGGACTGAATTGGACATTATGCCAATCAGCTCTTATCACGAAGTATTTGAATCTTTACACCGCACAAGTACAGGTACTGATGGTGACTGGGAAAGCCTGATGAAACAATTTTTACGTTGTGGACTAGCTTTTGCGTGGAATAGTGTAGTTGGTGCAACCACTGCAGCTGATTGCCTCTATGGTCTGCCTCAACGCAGTACAATTTCAACAAATTTTGGTTCTCTCGAAGAGAACTACGTAAATATTGCAATCCATGGGCACTCTCCAGTTCTACCAGCTGCAATTGTCAAAGCTGCTGCCGATCCCGAGCTTGTCGAACTTGCCAAATCAGTAGGAGCAGTGGGTATAAGACTCTATGGAATTTGCTGCTCAGGCCTTTCGGCGCTCTATCGATTTGGCGACGTTCATCCGCTAAGTAATGCTTTGGGAGCTGAACTTGTTATGGGTACTGGAGCCTTAGACGCCTGGGTGGTTGATGTTCAGGATGTATATCCGTCTCTTACACAAGTAGCTGAATGTTTTCATACAAAAATCATTACTACTAATGATTCCTGTCATCTGCCTGGTGCTATTCACCTGGGTTTTGATCATCACCATTCGAATATGGCTGAAGCTGGTAGTCTTGCAAAACAGATTATCCAGCTTGGTATTGACAATTATCCATTGCGAAAACAGGAAAATATATTTATTCCGCAAACCACAATTGACGCTGAGATTGGTTTTTCAGTAGAGAATATTGGCGAAACATTTCAAGGACTGGAATCATTGCTAGAGTGTATCAAAGATGGCACGATCAAAGGTATTGTTAATCTTGTCGGTTGCAACAATCCTAAACTGGTTTATGAGCAAGCCATTACTCAGGTTGCCGATGTGCTATTAGCCAATGATGTTATTGTATTAACCAACGGCTGCGCGTCATTTCCATTGCTTAAACTCGGCTATTGCAATCAAAGTGTTTATGATAAATTGGGACCTGGCTTAAAGAAAATTGTTGACAGCAAAAATATACCTCCTGTTTGGCATATGGGCGAATGTTTGGATAATGCCCGCGCGTCAGCTTTGTTCCGAGGCTTGTCCGATAAAGCTGATCAGCCAATTAAATATATGCCGTTTGCATTTTCAAGTCCAGAATGGTCAAATGAAAAAGGAGTTTGCGCAGCTCTTAGTTTCCGACTAATGGGGGTCAATTCCTATCATTGTATTCATGCACCAATTATTGGTTCGGCAAAAGTAAATGACTTTTTTACCAAAGATACCTTTGATATGTTGGGATCAGTGGCTGTGACCATTCCTGATCCACAGAAACTGGGAGAAAAGATTGTTGCTGATATGATTGAACGGCGAAAAGCTCTTGGTTGGTCTTAA
- a CDS encoding stage V sporulation protein K — translation MTYLWPQDVLFALETGEISTTEAFKALREMDSLTTPSLNSDSTNKHQRVEEILRELDSLIGLTEVKKLVREIYAFIEIQKRREKERLATEPLVLHMIFKGNPGTGKTTVARILGKVFREIGVLSHGHLIEIERADLVGEYIGHTAQKTREQLKKAYGGILFIDEAYSLARGGEKDFGKESIDVLVKPCKQIIIRNYTKEYDFIIAMIRFIIQAYVVIFVIG, via the coding sequence ATGACATATCTTTGGCCCCAAGATGTTTTATTTGCATTAGAAACAGGAGAAATATCTACAACAGAAGCTTTTAAGGCGCTTAGAGAAATGGACAGTCTGACCACACCGTCCTTAAATTCAGATTCTACTAATAAGCATCAACGGGTTGAAGAAATACTGCGTGAATTAGATAGCCTAATTGGCCTTACAGAAGTGAAAAAATTAGTCAGAGAAATCTATGCATTTATTGAAATACAAAAGCGGCGCGAAAAAGAACGCTTAGCAACAGAGCCATTGGTATTACATATGATTTTTAAAGGGAATCCTGGTACCGGTAAAACAACTGTAGCTCGAATATTAGGAAAAGTTTTTCGAGAAATTGGAGTATTATCACATGGGCACCTTATTGAAATTGAAAGAGCTGATTTAGTAGGCGAATATATTGGCCATACTGCACAAAAGACTCGTGAACAGCTGAAAAAGGCTTACGGAGGTATTTTATTTATCGATGAAGCCTATTCATTAGCACGTGGTGGAGAAAAAGACTTCGGTAAAGAATCCATTGATGTTTTGGTGAAACCGTGTAAGCAAATCATTATAAGAAATTATACGAAAGAATATGATTTTATTATAGCTATGATACGATTTATTATTCAAGCATATGTAGTTATCTTCGTCATAGGATGA
- a CDS encoding sulfonate ABC transporter permease, producing the protein MIKGKKYIVWAGKILTLGIFCGLWQFAAGFYSPEQLPGPLQVLKGIIELADTGILWEHIQVSLLRFSISYILAVLITVPLGLLLGWHTISWQALNPLIQILRPISPIAWFPLAVLWFGIGNAPAIFIIFLSAFFPILLATVSAVRSVDGLYLRVSKNFGVNRWSLFTKVVIPASFPQIMVGLHIAVGTAWIHLVAGEMLGAQSGLGYLIVDSRNFLRTDWIIGGMLIVGLLGLAIHFLIGWVEQTINQRWGME; encoded by the coding sequence ATGATAAAAGGAAAGAAGTATATCGTGTGGGCAGGTAAAATTCTAACTTTGGGAATTTTTTGCGGGTTATGGCAGTTTGCCGCTGGCTTTTATTCCCCAGAGCAGCTTCCTGGCCCACTCCAGGTACTTAAAGGGATTATAGAATTGGCGGATACAGGCATACTTTGGGAACATATTCAAGTAAGCTTATTACGTTTTTCCATTTCGTATATTTTAGCAGTCCTAATTACAGTACCTTTAGGACTGCTGTTGGGCTGGCATACCATATCCTGGCAGGCGCTCAATCCACTCATTCAAATTTTGCGGCCAATTTCTCCAATTGCCTGGTTTCCACTTGCAGTTCTTTGGTTTGGAATAGGTAATGCACCGGCTATTTTTATTATTTTTCTTTCTGCTTTTTTTCCAATACTGCTAGCAACTGTCAGCGCAGTCCGCAGTGTTGACGGTTTGTATCTACGCGTTTCCAAAAATTTTGGCGTCAACCGCTGGTCTTTATTTACCAAAGTTGTCATTCCAGCTTCATTTCCGCAGATTATGGTTGGATTGCATATTGCTGTTGGTACTGCCTGGATCCATTTGGTCGCTGGTGAAATGCTTGGCGCTCAATCTGGACTTGGTTATCTAATTGTTGATTCGCGCAATTTTTTACGTACTGACTGGATTATCGGCGGTATGCTAATAGTAGGCTTGCTAGGACTGGCAATTCATTTTCTAATAGGTTGGGTGGAACAGACAATTAATCAGCGATGGGGTATGGAATAG